The following is a genomic window from Miscanthus floridulus cultivar M001 chromosome 14, ASM1932011v1, whole genome shotgun sequence.
TGTGGGAGCCCAGGGGTGGGTCCCCCAGGTCCCGTGGGCCGCCCTACTTTGTGTTAGCATCACTAGATCACATGCATGGCTCAATAACGCATGTAGGCTACCTAATTCAATAATAATAGCTCTGTTTATCTATGACCGAAAACAGACCAGCTCCTCACCAGCCAAAACGGACCAGCTCTGTGCCGCCAAAATGGACCAGCTCCTCACCAGCCAAAACGGACCAGCTCCTCACCAGCCAAAACGGACCAGCTCCTCACCAGCCAAAACGGACCAGCTCTGTGCCAGCCAAAACGGACCAGCTCTATGACCGCCGCCATTGTTTCGCCTTGCCGTCCCCCATTGCCGCAGCTTCCACCGCGCCGGTAATCTGCAACCACTACGGTGCCGGCCACCTCCGCTTTGTCGCCCCACGTTGCCGCAGCTCCACCGCGCCGTCcataccgccgccaccgccgccattcTTCCGCCTTGCCGTCCCCCGTTGCCGCAGCTTCCACCGCGTCGGTAATCTACAGCCTCTACGGCACCGGCCACCTCCGCTTTGCCGCCCCCCGTTGCCGCAGCTCCACCACGCCGGCCACCTTGCACAGGGCCCAGTTTGTACCGGATGGCCCTGCTCGCTGGCAAAATGCTGCACAAACCCAAACAGTATCTCGCAGAAGAAGTGCTATCATGGTCAGTTCACGATATCTTGATCCAGAAACCACCCCCTTTTATGGTAATGAGGCTCTCCCAGCAGGCAAGATTCCTATTTTGTACCTGATTGATGACTGATTGTAAATATTGCTATGTTCTTATAGGTGGAGACGATCCCCACGGAATTCAAAACAGGAGTCGACTACTCAAAAGCATTCCATAACTTAATTCTATTGGAGATTTGGCATAACATCTGCTCAGCCATGGATGACATCTCCGGTGGCATGGATGTGGAGGTTAGTGAGAATAGGAGTGGGTTCATAATCAAGCTCCATGTGGCAAAGGGTAAGGATTGTCCAAATAAAGGCGATATCATGTTACTTTCATCCAGGGAGTCAAAATCTAGAGACCAAATTCTCAAGGATGACGGCTTATGCACCATCGTAGTGGTTAAGAATACTACTCTGTGGTATGAGCGGAGTGATAACTCTAAGAGAGGGTGGATGACTGTCTCTCTTTCAAAGTTGCCACATGGTGGAAATCCTAGTCAGGAAGGCTTATATCAGGTTATGCACTTGGAAAATCTGAGTACTTATGAATGTTGTTGGAAAGTCATGACGAATGGCTTCAAATGCAGTTCTAAATTAATCAATCTCATATTGAGTAAAAATAATATTGGTGTAAGTACCAGCCTCTCTCTCTATAATTAGAGTATCTTTTTGCATTCTTTTATTCTGCACTAAAGTGGAGTTTATGCTGCAGGCTGATGGGAAATGTGGACAATGCCTAGATAATGGATTGACTTGCATGAGTAGAACTTCCTCCACATGCTATCTTTTTGTTGGGACGTGGCCTCTCTCAACCCTAAACCATTGCACCTCGGGCAAGTGATTAGAGGAAGCCTAGGCAACGCACGGTTGGAGCCAGAG
Proteins encoded in this region:
- the LOC136505378 gene encoding uncharacterized protein, which produces MATPLPSYPEMIMVAIYALGSENAANKAAISNHIKVETIPTEFKTGVDYSKAFHNLILLEIWHNICSAMDDISGGMDVEVSENRSGFIIKLHVAKGKDCPNKGDIMLLSSRESKSRDQILKDDGLCTIVVVKNTTLWYERSDNSKRGWMTVSLSKLPHGGNPSQEGLYQVMHLENLSTYECCWKVMTNGFKCSSKLINLILSKNNIGADGKCGQCLDNGLTCMSRTSSTCYLFVGTWPLSTLNHCTSGK